In Promicromonospora sp. Populi, one genomic interval encodes:
- a CDS encoding ABC transporter substrate-binding protein: MPTSTPSSTRRTKTQPTKPRPAKARPAKALAAAATAAAVVLLASGCAAGAQAEEGGGLALDAALPTEVPAGTTLVIGDPTTQKAFELAGDEIDSDFDFEIEWANISGGPQTIEAFNADALDIGAVAEIPAIHATWTGLGVQIYASQYRQDWQERPVYELAGAPGIELDDLSDLRGKRIAFSPGQAQGALVLKALEAAGLTQDDVELIELPSTGDVYPTALAAGEIDVAPVGGVALVRYLDSYAADGATSLRHGLRDDPSHLYGPTSVVQDPAKAAALRQYVAAWAQARVWIYENPEIWKAGYYIEDQGLSEQDAQYLIDTAARPEIPSDLTDGIERTQETVDLLAAELDRPVLQAADLFDERFGPIAGDAAEQAWSTS; encoded by the coding sequence ATGCCCACCAGCACACCCTCCAGCACTCGACGAACCAAGACTCAACCAACCAAGCCTCGACCGGCCAAGGCACGGCCGGCCAAGGCACTCGCAGCCGCCGCGACCGCCGCGGCCGTCGTACTGCTCGCCTCCGGCTGCGCCGCCGGTGCTCAGGCCGAGGAGGGTGGCGGGCTCGCCCTTGATGCCGCCCTGCCCACCGAGGTCCCGGCCGGCACAACTCTGGTGATCGGTGACCCGACCACCCAGAAGGCGTTCGAGCTCGCCGGCGACGAGATCGACTCGGACTTCGACTTCGAGATCGAGTGGGCCAACATCTCCGGCGGCCCGCAGACCATCGAGGCGTTCAACGCGGACGCCCTGGACATCGGTGCGGTCGCCGAGATCCCGGCGATCCACGCCACCTGGACCGGACTCGGCGTGCAGATCTACGCCTCCCAGTACCGGCAGGACTGGCAGGAGCGCCCGGTCTACGAGCTCGCGGGCGCGCCCGGCATCGAGCTGGACGACCTGTCCGACCTGCGCGGCAAGAGGATCGCGTTCAGCCCCGGCCAGGCGCAGGGAGCGCTCGTCCTGAAGGCGCTGGAGGCAGCGGGGCTCACGCAGGACGACGTCGAGCTGATCGAGCTGCCCTCCACCGGCGATGTCTACCCGACGGCGCTCGCCGCGGGCGAGATCGACGTCGCCCCCGTCGGCGGTGTCGCGCTGGTGCGGTACCTCGACTCGTACGCGGCCGACGGCGCGACGTCGCTCCGGCACGGCCTGCGGGACGACCCCAGCCACCTCTACGGCCCGACCTCCGTGGTGCAGGACCCGGCCAAGGCGGCCGCGCTGCGCCAGTACGTCGCCGCGTGGGCGCAGGCCCGGGTTTGGATCTACGAGAACCCGGAGATCTGGAAGGCCGGGTACTACATCGAGGACCAGGGGCTGTCGGAGCAGGACGCGCAGTACCTCATCGACACGGCCGCCCGGCCCGAGATCCCCTCGGACCTCACCGACGGGATCGAACGCACGCAGGAGACCGTCGACCTCCTCGCCGCCGAGCTCGACCGGCCCGTGCTGCAG
- a CDS encoding DUF948 domain-containing protein yields the protein MTLGDLGDVAGLIAAIAFVLLVGFLAVPLWKLGKLLDEARISVRDVTEHSVPILDEAASTVASANTQLVKVDTITTSAASVSENVSALTGLYAATLGRPLVKVAAFSYGVRQAFGQAKGRSGKHTDPTADATGAGA from the coding sequence ATGACCCTCGGCGACCTCGGCGACGTGGCGGGACTGATCGCGGCGATCGCGTTCGTGCTGCTGGTGGGATTTCTCGCCGTTCCCCTGTGGAAGCTGGGGAAGCTCCTCGACGAGGCGCGGATAAGCGTCCGTGACGTCACCGAGCACTCGGTGCCGATCCTCGACGAGGCCGCGAGCACCGTCGCGTCCGCCAACACGCAGCTCGTCAAGGTCGACACGATCACGACGTCCGCGGCGTCGGTCAGCGAGAACGTGTCCGCGCTGACGGGTCTCTACGCGGCCACGCTGGGCCGCCCGCTCGTCAAGGTCGCCGCGTTCTCCTATGGAGTGCGCCAGGCGTTCGGCCAGGCCAAGGGCCGCTCGGGCAAGCACACCGATCCGACGGCGGACGCCACCGGGGCCGGGGCATGA
- a CDS encoding AI-2E family transporter, whose translation MRQTESVPDVAPHNPATHSSAPHPAPVLHYGPAPRDPAPPPWLRTAAGWSWRLIVLVAGIALVFWAVTQVLIVFVAVFLALVFSAVLNPLTGLYARVMPRPLATAAAILSGLLVVGGLVTYVVVSVAGQWERLAGEFNTGIDQIVSLIENSPLPVDVALDARDQWIDDAAAWIQQNAEALLGTAAESAGSIVEGVAVVVLAIFCTIFFVASGASMWRWFMNQVPTRTRARWDAVAGAGWYTFSGYTRGIVLVAITNGILAGIFLTILGVPLSAPLAVLVFIGTFIPLIGAPLAMIIAAVVALAADGVLTALIVTLGIAGIGQLEGHVLQPLIMGKQVSLHPVVVALGVTCGTVVGGILGAIIAVPLIAVAWAVFSTLRTRPAPVATEDDDGAGSAADDTGPPAGVGNDVEK comes from the coding sequence ATGAGGCAGACTGAATCGGTGCCCGACGTCGCACCACACAACCCCGCAACACACAGCTCCGCCCCGCATCCGGCCCCCGTGCTGCACTACGGTCCGGCGCCGCGCGATCCCGCGCCGCCGCCGTGGCTGCGCACGGCCGCCGGATGGTCGTGGCGCCTCATCGTGCTCGTCGCGGGGATCGCTCTGGTGTTCTGGGCGGTCACGCAGGTCCTGATCGTCTTCGTCGCGGTGTTCCTCGCCCTGGTCTTCAGCGCGGTGCTCAACCCGCTGACCGGCCTCTACGCGCGCGTCATGCCCCGCCCCCTGGCGACGGCCGCCGCCATCCTGTCCGGCCTGCTCGTGGTCGGCGGCCTGGTCACCTACGTCGTCGTGTCCGTGGCGGGCCAGTGGGAACGGCTCGCCGGGGAGTTCAACACCGGCATCGACCAGATCGTCAGCCTCATCGAGAACAGCCCGCTGCCCGTCGACGTCGCACTCGACGCGCGCGACCAGTGGATCGACGACGCCGCCGCCTGGATCCAGCAGAACGCCGAGGCGCTCCTGGGCACGGCGGCCGAGAGCGCGGGCTCGATCGTCGAGGGCGTGGCCGTGGTGGTGCTCGCGATCTTCTGCACCATCTTCTTCGTCGCGTCGGGCGCCTCGATGTGGCGCTGGTTCATGAACCAGGTACCCACCCGCACCCGCGCACGGTGGGACGCCGTCGCGGGCGCCGGCTGGTACACGTTCTCCGGCTACACCCGCGGCATCGTGCTCGTCGCGATCACCAACGGCATCCTGGCGGGCATCTTCCTGACCATCCTCGGCGTCCCGCTATCGGCGCCGCTGGCCGTGCTGGTCTTCATCGGTACGTTCATCCCGCTCATCGGCGCGCCGCTGGCCATGATCATCGCGGCGGTCGTGGCGCTCGCGGCGGACGGCGTGCTCACCGCGCTGATCGTCACGCTCGGGATCGCGGGCATCGGCCAGCTCGAGGGACACGTGCTCCAGCCGCTCATCATGGGCAAGCAGGTCTCGTTGCACCCCGTCGTCGTCGCGCTGGGTGTGACCTGCGGCACGGTGGTGGGCGGCATCCTCGGTGCGATCATCGCGGTCCCGCTCATCGCGGTGGCCTGGGCGGTGTTCAGCACGCTGCGCACTCGTCCCGCCCCGGTCGCTACTGAGGACGACGACGGCGCCGGGTCCGCGGCCGACGATACCGGCCCGCCCGCCGGCGTCGGGAACGACGTCGAAAAGTAG
- a CDS encoding GNAT family N-acetyltransferase, whose amino-acid sequence MEPFVLATEEVRLSVPTFADVDAITTACQDPAVAEWTVVPVPYERRHAEGFVRYHVAEGWAKGSVYTWAVRAPGDADGPLIGMVGLTCEGRPGEERAGELGYWIAADARGQGLCTAASRLVVDWALDPDGLGLSVVSWVAYVGNWASRRVAWRLGFRVEATLRRHGLQRGVRRDAWVGTLLPDDPRTPNEPWPAEAEPAEAEPAESKSADQGVSVRP is encoded by the coding sequence ATGGAACCGTTCGTCCTGGCCACGGAAGAAGTCCGCCTGTCCGTCCCCACGTTCGCGGACGTCGACGCGATCACGACGGCCTGCCAGGACCCCGCAGTCGCGGAGTGGACGGTGGTGCCGGTGCCGTACGAGCGCCGGCACGCCGAGGGATTTGTGCGCTACCACGTCGCCGAGGGGTGGGCCAAGGGCTCGGTGTACACCTGGGCAGTCCGGGCACCGGGCGACGCCGACGGGCCGCTGATCGGCATGGTCGGGCTCACGTGCGAGGGGCGTCCGGGGGAGGAGCGCGCCGGGGAGCTCGGCTACTGGATCGCCGCGGACGCCCGCGGCCAGGGGCTGTGCACGGCGGCGTCCCGGCTGGTCGTCGACTGGGCGCTCGACCCCGACGGGCTCGGGCTGTCGGTGGTGAGCTGGGTGGCCTACGTCGGCAACTGGGCGTCGCGCCGCGTGGCGTGGCGCCTCGGCTTCCGCGTGGAGGCCACGCTGCGCAGGCACGGGCTGCAGCGCGGCGTGCGCCGGGACGCCTGGGTCGGCACGCTCCTGCCCGACGACCCCCGTACGCCCAACGAGCCGTGGCCCGCTGAGGCGGAGCCCGCTGAGGCGGAGCCCGCTGAGTCGAAGTCCGCCGACCAGGGTGTCAGTGTGCGTCCGTAG
- a CDS encoding NAD(P)H-binding protein — protein MKILVTGATGNIGRMVVDHLLAGGADDVRALTINPAKAQLPDSVEVARGYLGRPETLPAAFAGVERLYLAPVLGTVTDVVRLAREAGVRHIVDLSGDETTDWQPIAQAVEASGLAWTHLYAGEFVENTTVWADQVRTTGEVREPYPEAANAPVAMDDIARVAAAVLLGNGPLGDNHEGRVHTVTGPETMTRAERARRLGQVLGREVVFKQVSLDEATAVLEPAMGEYAGWYLEGFAWMVESPQVATTTVMDVTGAPATTFEQWAAANADAFR, from the coding sequence ATGAAGATCCTGGTGACCGGCGCAACGGGAAACATCGGCCGAATGGTCGTGGACCATCTGCTCGCCGGAGGCGCTGACGACGTGCGAGCCCTCACCATCAACCCCGCCAAGGCGCAGCTGCCCGACAGCGTGGAGGTCGCCCGCGGCTACCTCGGCCGGCCCGAGACACTCCCGGCGGCGTTCGCCGGGGTCGAGCGGCTGTACCTGGCCCCGGTCCTGGGGACGGTGACCGACGTCGTCCGGCTGGCGCGGGAGGCGGGCGTGCGGCACATCGTCGACCTCTCGGGTGACGAGACCACCGACTGGCAGCCGATCGCGCAGGCCGTCGAGGCGTCCGGGCTCGCATGGACCCACCTGTACGCCGGGGAGTTCGTCGAGAACACGACGGTCTGGGCCGACCAGGTCCGGACCACGGGAGAGGTGCGGGAGCCGTATCCGGAGGCGGCGAACGCTCCGGTCGCCATGGACGACATCGCCCGGGTGGCCGCGGCGGTGCTGCTCGGGAACGGGCCGCTCGGGGACAACCACGAGGGCCGCGTGCACACCGTGACCGGCCCCGAGACGATGACGCGCGCGGAGCGCGCCCGGCGGCTCGGCCAGGTCCTCGGCCGCGAGGTGGTCTTCAAGCAGGTCTCGCTCGACGAGGCCACGGCGGTGCTGGAGCCGGCCATGGGCGAGTACGCCGGGTGGTACCTAGAAGGGTTCGCCTGGATGGTCGAGAGCCCGCAGGTCGCCACCACCACCGTCATGGACGTGACCGGGGCTCCCGCGACGACCTTCGAGCAGTGGGCCGCGGCGAACGCCGACGCCTTCCGCTGA
- the ruvX gene encoding Holliday junction resolvase RuvX — protein sequence MARIGLAASDPDGLVATPVETVPRVLAGPGKSAKGTTADVARIVAEAVERFAVVVYVGLPRHLSGKEGAATADARAFADRLVVALATAGERAQVRLVDERMTTVSAHQALHAAGRKTKKHRSVIDQAAAVIILQSALDAERAKGERAGELVEARTVHDTHE from the coding sequence ATGGCCCGGATCGGGCTGGCCGCGAGCGACCCCGACGGCCTGGTTGCCACCCCGGTGGAGACCGTGCCGCGGGTGCTCGCGGGCCCCGGCAAGAGCGCAAAGGGCACCACCGCAGACGTCGCCCGGATCGTCGCCGAGGCCGTAGAACGCTTCGCCGTCGTCGTCTACGTGGGACTGCCCCGGCACCTGTCCGGGAAGGAGGGCGCGGCCACCGCTGACGCGCGGGCTTTCGCGGACCGGCTGGTCGTCGCGCTCGCGACGGCGGGGGAGCGCGCACAGGTTCGTCTGGTGGATGAACGGATGACCACCGTCTCAGCCCATCAGGCTCTCCACGCGGCGGGCCGGAAAACGAAGAAGCACAGGTCCGTGATCGATCAGGCTGCAGCCGTTATCATTCTGCAATCCGCACTCGACGCGGAGCGGGCGAAGGGGGAGCGCGCCGGCGAGCTCGTCGAGGCGCGGACCGTGCACGACACGCACGAGTAG
- the alaS gene encoding alanine--tRNA ligase, producing MRTAEIRKRWLDYFEAQGHAVVPSASLISPDPSTLFTIAGMVPFIPYMTAQQTPPWARATSVQKCVRTLDIEDVGKTTRHGTFFQMNGNFSFGDYFKADAIRFAWDFLTGSLDDGKLGIDPDKLWVTVYHEDDEARQLWKDIVGLPDERIQGLGKKDNYWSTGQPGPAGPCSEIFWDRGAAYGPDGGPLIDEGGDRFVEIWNLVFMQYAIDDVKSKEEFRIVGELAKKNIDTGMGLERVAFLLQGKDNMYEIDEVFPVIEAAQKLSGKKYGENHEDDVRMRVVADHVRSALMIIGDGVRPSNEGRGYVLRRLLRRSVRAMRLLGVDGLALPSLLPVSKDAMAPSYPELGTNFEQISAVAYAEEEAFRRTLASGTTILDTAVANLKRQGGDGDLVLPGDAAFQLHDTYGFPIDLTLEMAAEQGVQVDERAFRSLMQEQRTRARADALAKRTGGADVAAYAALEKELTAPPEFLGYTQTDASVRVTGLLTGGVPAPAVTAPAEIEVVLDRTPFYAEAGGQLADHGTIVLDGGATIEVDDVQRPIKGLSVHRGRLIEGTVALGDPGTAQIDTARRKAISRAHSATHMIHKALHELVGQDRTQAGSENAPSRIRFDFRSPSAVSAATLTEIEERVNVRLADNLEVTDQLMPIAEARAAGAMALFGEKYGDVVRVVSIGDDWSRELCAGTHVKQTGQLGRVTLLGESSIGSGVRRVDALVGDGAYGFQAKEHALVGQLTGLLNARPDELHERVGSLVSRLKEAEKELAAMRQGQLLATAGKLAAEAPRVGDVRVIAHDAGEAQADDLRALVLDVRSRLGEAEPVVAAAGAVSGGRPVVVVVTNAAARAAGYKAGDLVRTAAQTLGGGGGGKPDLAQGGGTDPAKLGEALAGIAESVRLAAVGA from the coding sequence ATGCGCACCGCCGAGATCCGCAAGCGTTGGCTCGACTACTTCGAAGCTCAGGGTCACGCGGTGGTGCCGTCTGCGTCGCTGATCTCCCCGGACCCGTCGACGCTCTTCACCATCGCGGGCATGGTGCCGTTCATCCCCTACATGACGGCGCAGCAGACGCCGCCGTGGGCACGCGCCACGAGCGTGCAGAAGTGCGTGCGCACCCTCGACATCGAGGACGTCGGCAAGACGACGCGCCACGGCACGTTCTTCCAGATGAACGGCAACTTCTCGTTCGGCGACTACTTCAAGGCCGACGCCATCCGGTTCGCCTGGGACTTCCTGACGGGCTCGCTGGACGACGGCAAGCTCGGCATCGACCCCGACAAGCTGTGGGTCACCGTCTACCACGAGGACGACGAGGCCCGGCAGCTGTGGAAGGACATCGTCGGCCTGCCCGACGAGCGCATCCAGGGCCTCGGCAAGAAGGACAACTACTGGTCCACCGGCCAGCCCGGCCCGGCCGGCCCGTGCTCGGAGATCTTCTGGGACCGCGGCGCCGCCTACGGTCCCGACGGCGGCCCGCTGATCGACGAGGGTGGCGACCGGTTCGTCGAGATCTGGAACCTCGTGTTCATGCAGTACGCCATCGACGACGTGAAGTCGAAGGAAGAGTTCCGGATCGTCGGTGAGCTGGCCAAGAAGAACATCGACACCGGCATGGGTCTCGAACGGGTTGCCTTCCTGCTGCAGGGCAAGGACAACATGTACGAGATCGACGAGGTCTTCCCCGTCATCGAGGCCGCCCAGAAGCTGAGCGGCAAGAAGTACGGCGAGAACCACGAGGACGACGTGCGCATGCGCGTCGTGGCCGACCACGTCCGCTCCGCCCTGATGATCATCGGCGACGGCGTGCGCCCCTCGAACGAGGGCCGCGGCTACGTGCTGCGCCGGCTGCTGCGCCGCTCCGTGCGGGCGATGCGCCTGCTTGGCGTGGACGGCCTCGCGCTGCCGTCGCTGCTGCCCGTCTCGAAGGACGCCATGGCCCCGTCCTACCCGGAGCTCGGCACGAACTTCGAGCAGATCTCGGCCGTCGCCTACGCCGAGGAAGAGGCCTTCCGGCGCACCCTGGCCTCGGGCACCACGATCCTGGACACGGCAGTGGCCAACCTGAAGCGCCAGGGTGGGGACGGGGACCTGGTGCTGCCGGGCGACGCCGCCTTCCAGCTGCACGACACCTATGGTTTCCCGATCGACCTGACCCTCGAGATGGCCGCCGAGCAGGGCGTGCAGGTCGACGAGCGGGCCTTCCGCTCGCTGATGCAGGAGCAGCGCACCCGCGCCCGCGCCGACGCGCTCGCCAAGCGCACCGGCGGGGCCGACGTCGCCGCCTACGCGGCCCTGGAGAAGGAGCTGACGGCGCCCCCCGAGTTCCTCGGCTACACGCAGACGGACGCCTCCGTGCGCGTGACCGGCCTGCTGACCGGAGGCGTGCCCGCCCCGGCCGTCACCGCCCCGGCCGAGATCGAGGTGGTCCTGGACCGCACGCCGTTCTATGCCGAGGCCGGCGGCCAGCTCGCCGACCACGGCACCATCGTGCTCGACGGCGGCGCGACCATCGAGGTCGACGACGTGCAGCGCCCCATCAAGGGCCTGAGCGTGCACCGCGGCCGCCTCATCGAGGGCACCGTGGCGCTGGGCGACCCGGGCACCGCGCAGATCGACACGGCCCGCCGCAAGGCCATCAGCCGCGCGCACTCGGCCACGCACATGATCCACAAGGCCCTGCACGAGCTCGTGGGCCAGGACCGCACCCAGGCCGGCTCGGAGAACGCCCCGAGCCGCATCCGCTTCGACTTCCGCTCGCCGTCGGCCGTCTCGGCGGCGACCCTGACGGAGATCGAGGAGCGGGTGAACGTGCGGCTGGCCGACAACCTCGAGGTGACCGACCAGCTCATGCCGATCGCCGAGGCTCGCGCCGCCGGTGCCATGGCGCTGTTCGGTGAGAAGTACGGCGACGTCGTGCGCGTCGTCTCGATCGGCGACGACTGGTCGCGTGAGCTGTGCGCGGGCACCCACGTGAAGCAGACCGGCCAGCTCGGCCGGGTCACGCTGCTGGGCGAGTCGTCGATCGGCTCGGGCGTGCGCCGCGTGGACGCCCTCGTAGGGGACGGCGCGTACGGCTTCCAGGCCAAGGAGCACGCCCTGGTGGGTCAGCTCACGGGCCTGCTCAACGCGCGCCCGGACGAGCTCCACGAGCGCGTGGGCTCGCTCGTGTCGCGCCTCAAGGAGGCCGAGAAGGAGCTCGCCGCGATGCGGCAGGGCCAGCTCCTGGCCACGGCCGGCAAGCTCGCCGCCGAGGCCCCGCGCGTGGGCGACGTCCGCGTCATCGCGCACGACGCCGGCGAGGCCCAGGCCGACGACCTGCGCGCCCTCGTGCTCGACGTGCGCTCGCGGCTGGGCGAGGCCGAGCCGGTGGTGGCTGCCGCTGGCGCCGTGTCGGGCGGGCGCCCCGTGGTCGTCGTCGTGACCAACGCCGCCGCACGCGCCGCTGGTTACAAGGCCGGCGACCTCGTGCGCACGGCCGCTCAGACCCTCGGCGGCGGCGGTGGTGGCAAGCCGGACCTCGCCCAGGGCGGCGGCACCGACCCGGCCAAGCTGGGCGAGGCGCTGGCCGGCATCGCCGAGAGCGTGCGCCTGGCCGCCGTCGGCGCCTGA
- a CDS encoding replication-associated recombination protein A, whose amino-acid sequence MDLFEAATTDAVGTPAARASSPLAVRMRPASIDEIAGQEHLLVPGSPLRRLIEPGAGGRAAPSSVILWGPPGTGKTTLAYLVATVSGRRFVELSAVTAGVKDVRQVVEDARRRLATGGDETVLFVDEVHRFSKSQQDALLPSVENRWVTLVAATTENPSFSVNSPLLSRSLLLTLKPLETEDVRELVLRAVADERGLGGSVELDDEATDHLLRLSGGDARKALTILEAAAGAVLSDDVATDTAGEDVLPRIGLADVERAVDVAAVRYDRDGDQHYDVISAFIKSIRGSDVDASLHYLARMVAAGEDPRFIARRLVISAAEDVGLADPSALQTAVAAAQAVQLIGMPEGRIILAEAVVHLATAPKSNAAYLGIDAALADVRAGRIGTVPSHLRDAHYSGAKQLGHGDGYRYAHDWPHGVAPQQYLPDVLAGARYYDPTDHGYERQVSERLERIRGILGGDEAQK is encoded by the coding sequence GTGGATCTGTTCGAGGCCGCGACGACCGACGCGGTGGGTACCCCGGCCGCGCGGGCGTCGTCGCCCCTTGCCGTGCGCATGCGCCCGGCCTCGATTGACGAGATTGCCGGGCAGGAGCACCTCCTGGTCCCTGGCTCACCGCTGCGGCGGCTCATCGAACCGGGGGCGGGCGGCCGCGCCGCGCCGTCGTCGGTGATCCTCTGGGGACCGCCCGGCACCGGCAAGACCACGCTCGCCTACCTGGTCGCCACGGTGTCCGGGCGCCGCTTCGTGGAGCTGAGTGCGGTGACCGCCGGCGTGAAGGACGTGCGCCAGGTGGTCGAGGACGCCCGGCGCAGGCTCGCCACCGGCGGCGACGAGACGGTGCTGTTTGTCGACGAGGTGCACCGCTTCTCCAAGTCCCAGCAGGACGCGCTGCTGCCCAGCGTCGAGAACCGCTGGGTCACCCTCGTGGCAGCGACCACCGAGAACCCCAGCTTCTCCGTGAACTCCCCGCTCCTGTCCCGCTCGCTGCTGCTCACCCTCAAGCCGCTGGAGACGGAGGACGTGCGCGAGCTCGTGCTGCGCGCCGTGGCCGACGAGCGCGGCCTCGGCGGCTCGGTCGAGCTCGACGACGAGGCGACCGACCACCTCCTGCGGCTCTCCGGCGGAGACGCCCGCAAGGCGCTCACCATCCTGGAGGCCGCAGCGGGCGCGGTGCTGTCGGACGACGTCGCCACCGACACGGCAGGCGAGGACGTCCTGCCACGCATCGGTCTCGCCGACGTCGAGCGTGCCGTCGACGTCGCCGCGGTCCGCTACGACCGCGACGGAGACCAGCACTACGACGTCATCTCCGCGTTCATCAAGTCCATCCGCGGGTCCGACGTCGACGCATCGCTGCACTACCTCGCCCGCATGGTGGCCGCAGGCGAGGACCCGCGGTTCATCGCCCGGCGGCTGGTCATCTCCGCGGCTGAGGACGTCGGCCTGGCCGACCCGTCCGCCCTGCAGACCGCCGTCGCCGCCGCGCAGGCGGTGCAGCTCATCGGCATGCCCGAGGGGCGCATCATCCTGGCCGAGGCGGTCGTGCACCTGGCCACCGCGCCCAAGTCGAACGCCGCCTACCTCGGCATCGACGCGGCGCTCGCGGACGTGCGTGCCGGGCGCATCGGGACCGTGCCGTCGCACCTGCGGGACGCGCACTACTCGGGCGCGAAACAGCTGGGCCACGGCGACGGCTACCGGTACGCGCACGACTGGCCGCACGGCGTCGCGCCGCAGCAGTACCTGCCGGACGTGCTGGCGGGCGCGCGCTACTACGACCCGACCGACCATGGTTACGAGCGGCAGGTCTCCGAGCGGCTGGAGCGCATCCGCGGGATCCTCGGCGGCGACGAGGCGCAGAAGTGA
- the rpsD gene encoding 30S ribosomal protein S4 codes for MTSVTRARRQVRLSRKLGLALTPKAVKHFEKRPYPPGEHGRARRRTESDYAVRLREKQRLRAQYMLKEKQLLKVYENARKQAGLTGEVMVEDLETRLDSVVLRAGFGRTILQARQHVTHRHILVDGKIVDRPSFRVKPGQTIQVKPKSQATVPFQVAAAGAHRDVLPTLPGYLDVQLEKLSVTLTRQPKRVEVPVTCDVQMVVEFYAR; via the coding sequence GTGACTTCTGTGACCCGTGCGCGCCGTCAGGTGCGCCTGAGCCGCAAGCTGGGCCTCGCGCTCACGCCCAAGGCCGTCAAGCACTTCGAGAAGCGCCCCTACCCGCCCGGCGAGCACGGTCGTGCCCGTCGTCGCACCGAGTCGGACTACGCGGTGCGTCTGCGCGAGAAGCAGCGGCTGCGCGCCCAGTACATGCTCAAGGAGAAGCAGCTCCTCAAGGTGTACGAGAACGCCCGCAAGCAGGCCGGCCTGACCGGTGAGGTCATGGTCGAGGACCTCGAGACGCGTCTCGACTCCGTGGTGCTGCGCGCCGGGTTCGGCCGCACCATCCTGCAGGCGCGTCAGCACGTGACGCACCGCCACATCCTCGTGGACGGCAAGATCGTGGACCGCCCGTCGTTCCGCGTGAAGCCGGGCCAGACCATCCAGGTCAAGCCGAAGAGCCAGGCCACCGTGCCGTTCCAGGTCGCCGCCGCCGGTGCGCACCGCGACGTGCTGCCGACCCTGCCGGGCTACCTCGACGTCCAGCTCGAGAAGCTGTCGGTCACGCTGACCCGCCAGCCGAAGCGTGTCGAGGTCCCCGTGACCTGCGACGTGCAGATGGTCGTCGAGTTCTACGCTCGCTGA
- a CDS encoding AI-2E family transporter: MTADAPAVAPTTAAQAPTTPQATGPSIAQEPGQQPAQQPAQPSGFGAPWIRSTGDLAWKLVGIGLAVALVFYVVSLVQLVFVALFLALVFTAVLLPLGELYDRVMPRGLAMAASLLTAVLAVGALVTYVVSSVVSRWEELATEFGTGLTDLARLVTDIPLLAGLGTPGDWLRDGGAWLQSNAGNYVGTAAQSAGTIAEGATAVVLAIFCTVFFLTQGSRMWRWALSMVPADRHDRWQSAASAGWSSFSGFTRGMFFVALSDGLLAGIFLTVVGVPLALPLSVVVFLGAFVPMIGPVAAIVVSALVALATQGPVLALVVLIGMVVIAQIDANVLQPLITGKQVSLHPVVMALVVAGGSVLGGLLGAVVAVPLTAVTWAVFSNLRKTALAQSQSQGAARGVAPAHEAD, encoded by the coding sequence ATGACGGCTGACGCCCCGGCGGTAGCGCCGACCACAGCGGCGCAGGCGCCGACCACCCCGCAGGCGACCGGGCCGTCGATTGCCCAGGAGCCCGGCCAGCAGCCCGCTCAGCAGCCCGCCCAGCCGAGCGGCTTCGGTGCCCCGTGGATCCGCTCCACCGGTGACCTGGCCTGGAAGCTGGTCGGTATAGGGCTCGCCGTGGCCCTGGTGTTCTACGTGGTGAGCCTGGTCCAGCTTGTGTTCGTCGCGCTGTTCCTCGCCCTGGTCTTCACCGCCGTCCTGCTGCCGCTCGGCGAGCTCTACGACCGGGTGATGCCGCGTGGGCTGGCCATGGCGGCGTCCCTGCTGACCGCGGTGCTCGCCGTCGGCGCGTTGGTCACCTACGTGGTGTCTTCGGTGGTGAGCCGGTGGGAGGAGCTCGCCACGGAGTTCGGCACCGGTCTCACGGACCTCGCGCGCCTCGTCACCGACATCCCGCTCCTCGCGGGCCTGGGCACACCCGGCGACTGGCTGCGCGACGGTGGCGCCTGGCTCCAGTCGAACGCCGGCAACTACGTCGGCACCGCCGCGCAGAGCGCGGGCACCATCGCCGAGGGCGCGACCGCCGTCGTCCTCGCGATCTTCTGCACCGTGTTCTTCCTGACCCAGGGCAGCCGCATGTGGCGCTGGGCGCTGTCCATGGTCCCCGCCGACCGGCACGACCGCTGGCAGAGCGCAGCGAGCGCCGGCTGGTCCTCGTTCTCCGGGTTCACGCGTGGCATGTTCTTCGTCGCGCTGTCCGACGGCCTGCTGGCCGGGATCTTCCTGACCGTCGTGGGTGTGCCGCTGGCGCTGCCCCTGTCTGTGGTGGTGTTCCTGGGGGCGTTCGTCCCGATGATCGGGCCCGTCGCCGCCATCGTGGTCAGCGCGCTCGTCGCCCTGGCCACGCAGGGCCCGGTGCTGGCGCTGGTGGTGCTGATCGGCATGGTGGTGATCGCCCAGATCGACGCGAACGTGCTGCAGCCGCTGATCACCGGCAAGCAGGTCTCGCTGCACCCCGTGGTGATGGCGCTCGTGGTCGCCGGCGGATCGGTGCTGGGCGGACTGCTCGGCGCCGTCGTCGCCGTGCCGCTGACCGCCGTGACCTGGGCGGTGTTCAGCAACCTGCGCAAGACGGCGCTGGCCCAGTCGCAGTCACAGGGCGCGGCACGGGGCGTGGCGCCCGCCCATGAGGCAGACTGA